CTTCGGGCGGCCGTGGGCGTGGTAGTGGTCGGGGATGTTGCGCATGTGGTCGTCCACGTAGAACTCGCCGAGCTGCGCCGTCGCCACCTCGGCGAGACGCGCCATCATGTGGGCCACGTGTTCCGGCGGCGGCGTGACGCCGTGCTGGCGCCAGACCACCATCGGCACGGCGCACAGCTCGCACTCGGCGATCCAGCAGATCTCGTCCTCGTGGTACCAGGGCGTGATCCGCTGCGCCCGGCAGAGATCGCAGCGCGGCTCTAGGACTGGGTGAACCCCTTGCCCTCGGCCAGGAGGCGCTCGAGCCGCGGCGCCGGCGTCCAGAAGTCGTCGCCCGTCGCGCGCCGGAACTCGAGCATCCGGTCGCGGAGCGTCTTGAGCCCGAGCTGGTCGGCCCAGAACATCGGGCCGCCGCGGTAGACGGGCCAGCCGTAGCCGTAGACCCAGATCACGTCGATGTCGCTCGCGCGGATCGCGATCCCCTCGTCCAGGATCTTGGCGCCCTCGTTCACCATCGGGTAGAGCAGGCGCGCCAGGATCTCGTCGTCCGAGATCGGGCGCCGCGTGATGCCGAGCTCGGTCGAGACGTCCACGATGATCTTCTCGACCTCGGAGTCGGGCGTGGCCGAGCGGTCGGGGCCGTAGCGATAGTAGCCCGCGCCGGTCTTCTGGCCGAAGCGCCCCATCTCGCAGAGCCGGTCGGCCACGACCGACTTCTCGCCCTTGCCCTTGCGGATGCGCCAGCCGACGTCGAGGCCGGCGAGGTCGCCCATCGCGAACGGGCCCATCGGAAGGCCGAAGTCGTAGAGCGCCCGGTCCACCTGGTGCGGCAGCGCGCCCTCGAGGATGAGCTTCTCGGCCTGCTTGCCGCGCTGGTGGAGCATGCGGTTGCCGACGAAGCCATAGCAGACGCCGACGAGCACGGGCACCTTGTTGATCCGGCGGCCGACGCTCATGGCGGTCGCGATGACCGTCTTCGACGTCTTCGCGCCGCGCACGTTCTCCAGGAGCCGCATGACGTTGGCGGGCGAGAAGAAGTGCATGCCGATCACGCTCTCGGGCCGCCGGGTCGCCCCCGCGATCTCGTTGACGTCGAGCGTGGAGGTGTTGGTCGCGAGCACCGCGTCGGCCTTGCAGATCGTGTCGATCCTGGCGAAGACCTCTTTCTTGACCGCCATCTCCTCGAACACGGCCTCGACGACGATGTCGGCGTCGGCGATCGCGCCGAAGTCGGTCGTGCCCTGGATGAGCCCCATGCGCTTCTCGACGTCCTGTGCGGTGAGCCGGCCCCGGCTCGCGGTCGCCTCGTAGTTCTTCCGCACGACACCGAGGCCGCGGTCGAGCGCGTCCTGCGCGATCTCGACCACGGTGACGGGGATGCCGGCGTTCGCGAAGT
The Candidatus Methylomirabilota bacterium genome window above contains:
- a CDS encoding 3-hydroxyacyl-CoA dehydrogenase NAD-binding domain-containing protein — encoded protein: MTALSQSVSLDRRGRTAVLTVDNPPVNALSQHVRQGMRDGLRQAGADGGIAAIVVVCAGRTFIAGADITEFGKPPREPGLHEVLDLIEASPKPVVAAVHGTALGGGLEVTLACHYRIGVKTARFGLPEVKLGLLPGAGGTQRLPRVVGVEKALQMIVSGDPIGADEALKHGLVDEIVEGDLTTAGVAFAEKIVNERRPLRKIRDLDEKLAAVRGKPEVFATFRKSVARQTRGFRAPENCIKAVEAAVTLPFAEGMKRERELFLELMASPESKAQRYFFFAEREAAKVPDVPADTPAKEIRKAAVLGAGTMGGGIAMNFANAGIPVTVVEIAQDALDRGLGVVRKNYEATASRGRLTAQDVEKRMGLIQGTTDFGAIADADIVVEAVFEEMAVKKEVFARIDTICKADAVLATNTSTLDVNEIAGATRRPESVIGMHFFSPANVMRLLENVRGAKTSKTVIATAMSVGRRINKVPVLVGVCYGFVGNRMLHQRGKQAEKLILEGALPHQVDRALYDFGLPMGPFAMGDLAGLDVGWRIRKGKGEKSVVADRLCEMGRFGQKTGAGYYRYGPDRSATPDSEVEKIIVDVSTELGITRRPISDDEILARLLYPMVNEGAKILDEGIAIRASDIDVIWVYGYGWPVYRGGPMFWADQLGLKTLRDRMLEFRRATGDDFWTPAPRLERLLAEGKGFTQS